ttttgtgtgtgtatatgctTGTTAATTAAAAGgatatattgaattatttattttcaccttaaaacataaaaaatatataatttttagttttttaaaattgatcattttttttgttgtaattaatgTGGGATAAAGTATTCAGagtcttataaaaataaataattctttttgcGGTGGGTGTGTTTGTTATACACAAAAATTTATACTCAAAACCATTCGCTTAAGTGACCCAAGCCTCTACCACTTGAACCAATACCATTGATAGattgattaattttgtttattttgatatgtggTCTAAATGTAAGCCATATGGCATGCTAACAACTATTAACCTTTGGAATGACATTAATATGACATAACTAAAGCAAAACAAGCAATAAATATCTTATCTTGAGCTCTTCTCAACTCAGTGTATGGCTCCTTAACTTCCACCAATGATTAACAATGGCTTGTCTTCTCCCCCACTTGCCATGGAGAGTGAAGGTGAGCTCCAATAATTCATGTTTCTAGACAAGTGGTAGGGCTACAAAATGCTCCTCCTGTCATGATGGGCAAATCGTGGGCTAAAGTAGTCAGtcgagaaaagaaaaacaaaattccaatGTTCCCTCTTCTGAATCACAacgaaaatataaagaaattaaagagcGTAGCTCAAGAGATGGTTTATATTGGCAATGATTTTCGAATGCATGCTCAAGAAAGGACGCAAACTTCTTTGTCTAGGAAATAGGCAAGGCACTTCCTTTAAATTAATTCAAGCTGTCACTTGTAGACTTTTGAAAAGGATATCACTTCTTCTTGGTTGTAGATTTCTTAAAATGGTTTCTACTATATCTATTGGGGGAGAAGGTAAGAATGACAATGAACACAATCAAGAAAAATTGACTTTCTCAATGGTGTTACTGTAGAAGTGTTACTATTTACCAGTACTATAGCAGACGTTGTGAAATCTGGGATTTCAACCAATGAGCAACATTGTCCTCGGCACGGGGAATGTGACTACCCATATAGCTCCCAAAATTTTATGGTTCTATAGCAATGGTACTATATCACTCGATGCAAATAAGTAATTCTAGCCTAAACACAATCCTCCGCATAGTATTGTAGCAATCGTGACAATCTAAAATTTTTAGGATCTCTTTTTTCCCTTCTTTGTGTACAAAAATGAGGTCTAACCAAACACAatgaaaatatcaaacaaacaaCCAAATGTAATACATGATTTAGTGTAAAAAAACCCCTTCAATTTAAGAGTGAAAAATCATGGGACTTCTGAGAGccatttgaaaattttccacTATGTCAACTATGGGGTAACAAAGGTTTCTCACTAACTAACAAGAGATATACAAACACAATGATATGATTTATCAACAAGAGAAGATCTCAACAACACAAATGCATCATCATCACACAAGGATAGATTATAATGACTTgaaggagaaattaaaaatagatcAAACTAGTGAATTAAGAAATCTTACAAGAATGCACTACCCGAAGTGTGGGTGAAATCTTACATTAAATACCACCCAATCTTATTTCAATCACAAACCCTAAcccctttctcttcttctccttggattcctttttttttttattttttttattttgactatagtgttgtttttgttcttttcatgCAAATAAGAATTCTCATATAAACCTCTctataaaatttctatttttcccTTCCATTAgctgatattatatatatatatatatatatatttgataattagATGGGATGacctatttttattcatttgttgGGGCCCAAATTTGGCAGCATTCCTACAATATCAAGTGTTACTACATAGAGATGGGTAGATAGAATTCTTTAGGAAGTGTCTTAGACAGTAAGGGCCTATTCATTTGGGTTGGAGTTAATGGAAGTCAGAAAGTGGTGGAAATGACACTTCCATGAAGTGGTATCACTTCCGGTGGTTTATGTGTTCATTTGGGCTGAAGTGATACTATCATGAAGTGCCCAGTTTTCCACTTCCTATATTCATTTATAAGAAAATGGGATCACTTTAGGATTGACTTCTATAACATGTTTCTTTCCACGAAAGTGAGGGAAATGAGGAGGAATAAATTgtaatgataaatatttgtaataattaacTAAGTAATTATAATGATACATAAagtataatgataataataactataaaataatatggttgttattattacaattaatattattatgtaaataattcagaaaataaatataaagcaattttttacaacttcaaaaaaaaaaaatgagaatgaagtgaagttttattttaatgcttttAAAATGATCTCAAATGTTCACAATATGAACCTAGTGATATTCTCAATATTAAATTGCAAATTCAAATTATGCATGGCTAAagaaattcattcattcaacaaTCTCATATGTATAAATCCACAAGCGCAAACATAGAAGCACCAACACCCAAAATCAATAGCAGGACAAGGTTTTCATTATGTATTCATTTAACCAGTACAAGGTGTTCATTACAAGTACCAATACAATATTTCCAGTTTCATCACAAAATCATAATCTAAACAAACAACATTTATGAAAAGTGGCAATGCCATAATTGACTCGGTCCCTTGTTTCATGCAAAACAAGCAATTATATTAAACCTAACTTACATTCAATTTGTATTAAATAATGCATATGCAAAACTTACCTTTGATATTAACATCAAGGGCGAGAATTCTTTAAGGATTCAATATAGTCATCCAACCATATTTTTTGAAGAGATGACTTTCTTAAATAGAACAATTCAACTTGccctttgtttttcattaatttgtCAAATACCATTCCCATATCCTTATTATCATAACCTTCCATGTCCCATAGAGCATCTGATAGTTTTtccttccatgttttctttcttgccCGGTCAATTGATGCCACAAACTGACATAATTTATCTCCAACAATCTCCATTCCAACATTTTCACCCATGGTCCTTCTTGTGCGACTAGACCTAGCAGTTGTCTTACTTGCAGTAGACCTTAATATTTCATGTCTTTGGCTATTTGCCTCAAGAGATTTATAGTCCATTGGCTCATTAGGTTCAGAGACATTATTATCTTCAGGGGTTATACCACAAAATTGGTCATAGATTGATCATGCATGATCACCAGTGGCATGGTCATCTCCAGCAACCAAACGTAACTCCTCAAATAAAGGTATGGGTTTGTTCAAGTACTCTTTGGCTTTTGGTTGTccctatgaaaaaaattaaattaaataaaagtcaTCGAACatatgttaaatatataaattacaaaaaaaggtattaaataaattaaattcattcaaGTAACTCCACATATGCACGACACATCTCATCCTTGAGAgctagcatttttttttttgagtcatTCCACCCAACACTGCTAAGATTTATTAACTTTTTGATGTCTTGATATTTTTGCTCAAGGTGCACGTGTGGTTCTCCACATTATCCGCGTCCATGCAAGCATTGGGGAATCTATTATTGACAACATTTGCAACTTCAATAAATGCTTGACATTTGAATGATTTATCCACCTTCAAACCACTTTTTGCCATGTCCGCAAGCAATGGTATTAGCACGTTGCCCATTTTTTTTGTCCATCgtttatttggtgttcctttttCGCTTTTCACTTGGTGCCCCATCATCAATGTTACGCGAAGTTGATATCTTACATAATAGCAAGACAAAGATATAATAGAAAAGGTAAACATGGGttatttcatttcaaataaTGATAGCGTTAACATGTACTAGTATGTTTTTAGGAGTATCCATCAAATGAACAAAATTCaacacattatattttttagaagAAACAATCAAGTCAATGTACATATTTTCCATAAATTAATCATCCAAACATAAATGTCATTGAAAGcacaaaaaaaatgcatatcacaattaaataaatgGCATTACAaacatagtttttcttttttagccACAATTTAAAACTACATCCATTTCAACCTAAATCCACAatgtcaaaacaaaacatagccataaacataaacacaatattattataaagtGCACCCCCATCTAACATAGTCATGCCACATGTTATCCGCAATTTTCTTACGAAATTCCCTCCATTACACTTATGCCTCTCGTTGTTCACCATATGTGCTAGGTCTCTCATATGTAGACACTTCCTCCGCAATTGGAACATCTGCCTGTAGCAATATATCACTAGGGTCTacttcttttataaaattatgcaACACACACCAAGCAAGGACAATATCCACTTGCGTGGTAAAAGGGTGCAATGATTTTGTGTCCAAGATCCTAAACCGATTCTTTAGAATCCCAAATGCTCTATCGATCCTGGATCTAAGTTGGGAATGGCAAAGATTAAACAACTTCTTTGCATTTTGTGGTCTACGGCCTATGCGATCTTTTAGATGATATCTAACTTTCCTATAAGGACTTATGAATCCATATGTTGTTGTGTACCCAGCATCGACAAGAGagtatttttctataaaaaaaaaaaaacaaagctctcaacatatttttttacaagtttatataaccaataaataaagtatataaaattattatattattaaacctTGAGGAACATGCAAACCATAAGACGGTGGTGTTGACAATGCATCTTTAAGAACTAGATAGTCATTCGCcgaaccttcccaaccagcaagaatagtatatttctattaaaaaacaaacaaagctctcaacatatttttttacaagTTTATATAACTAAGAAATAAagtatatgaaatttttatattattaaacctTGAGGAATATGTAAACCATAAGGTGGTGGTTTTGacaatgcatctttaaaccatGTGTGAAccataaaagaataataaccATAAGATAAGGTCTATCCTCAAAGACTTTTTTTACTGACCCTTGCATCAATATGGATTCCATCAATGAAACCAATACACTCCtggaattataaattttattagatCTTTTTCAAACTATATGATAATTTTAACAAACTATGGAAATAGGAAATAATACAAGATACCTTGAAAAAAGGATAGTAGTTTGGGTGAGTTCTACATCGGGATGTATTGATGTGTCTGGTTGTTTGACAAACACATCTCTTATAGTGAAAATAGCTTGGAGAACATCAATAAAATATCGGCTCGATCTTGCACCCAATCTAACAAAGTCAATTTTCATTGCTTGATTTTTTGTATGATGGTCAACTATGTGGAGAAAAACTACCACTTGTTCCTCCACTCCAATGTGAATTGTATCCCTCAAATGACCACATTCCTGTAACATGGTGCATAGTCTAAGGAAAGTGTCTTTGGTCATTCATAAATATTCAACACAGTTATGGACCCCTCTATCTAATATACGAGCCATATGAGCACTCCTATGAGAATTCCTAACCAAGTACGGCTCTCGAGGAAGTGCTTGTCGCCTTTCCTGGTTAGCATCATGACTAAAATAAAGGCTATCGTTGCAAACACTAGTGCGTCGATGAAAATGAGTTCATCTAAACTATCATTAGCCATCGTAAACCTATGCATGAATGAAAAAAGGATTTCTGAACAcataatatcataaattaaatgcaaattcttaattaaaaaataatctttaagaaattacaaattattaaaaaatcacatTAGTAGGCCTGATAGCTAGGCATCTCATTAAGTCttattattaatcaaaagagatgttaaaaagacaacaaaagaCCTGAATAGACGTAATGAAATTCTTTTGAGGATAATTAAACATCTCAAGTGTAGCCTGACATCGTTCAAGTCTATATTAAATATCAATCCAAAAGACAATTTTGTTCTATTTAATCTTTAGTTGAATCCTTCCATAAGTATGAATCTTAGTTGAATCATCCGTTTTATAGTCATAAAACACTACTGCAGAGAACAAAAATCATTTGCatattaattgatataaatcatttaaataGATGGGAACAAAAATCATTTgcatatgattgcaaagaaatAAACATGTATGCATCACAAGCATAAGCGCAATGAACAAACTTGAAATTTTAACAAACTTCACCAGCACACAAgcacaataaacaaataatacaaatgGACTACAACCAAAACACTTCATTTCTTTATTAGGTCAGGATTTCATTAACAAAGGCAGAGTTTGTGGTTGATGACTTTTAGAAGAAAATTAACACAGACATCAATGGAAACTCTGAAACTAACCTAACAACCTAACAAATTCTTATAGAGCATGGTATTAATAGGATGAGAAAATTTACCACAACTCCAATGCACAAAATTGCAGCTAAGTCTTTGAACTTCCCAAGCTTTTGAGCAACCACAAGAATATCAAAGTTACCAAAATCTTCCACAACCAAGCAACCACAGGAATTTTAACCTAGAATTCaaataacatcatcatcatcatcatttttattgtcatcatcatcatcaccagaCGATCACAAAATAAGACCGATCAAAACCAACAAATGATCCCAAATGCCCAAATCAAGaatgaaaacaccaaaaaacTCACAGATTAAGGAGAAGGAAAAGATCTCAATCACTCGGTTGAAACCCTAGAAGCTCCTCTACAAGAGCTCGAGATGAAAAGAGAAAACGTAGCATTGGTGACGAGAGAAGCGGGATGCGGTAACACCGGCCTGATCGAGATGTGGAAGGCCGACATCTAATCAGGAGGTGTCGATCGATTCACCAGATCTAGAAAAGGGATACCCGTGACTTCCACATGGATGAGGAAGTGAAGAAAATCACATTTTTATATAGAGTCCACTTCACTCACTTCAAGATTAACAAACTCATGAAGTGGGGAAAATCAtttcacttcccccactttagCCCAAATGAACAATCCCTAAGTGGAATGGTTCtacaaacaatttttaaaagacTTTTAAGGAACTAGACTTTGTTACAGTCCGGATCCAGCTTCGTCACTGAATGAGCTACCAACCATCAAAGTTGATAGGTGGTAGTTGTTTATAATCTTCTTAATTTATCAACTCCGTAATGGATCAGATGTCACAAATGAATCATTGGAATAAAAGGCTGAGACACCAACCTGGTTTCTGTAATTGTTCCATTCCATCTGATAAAATGAGTGACAATTTCAATATaacagatttaaaaataaaaaattaaatacgaaaaaaataaaccaaagagTAATTATGGGCAGAAGCTCCATACCGAACCCTTTTATGACAATAAACATGTACAGCTAGTCTGGTACTACACTAcaaatttcaatttcttttgaagtGAAAATACAACAGTAGACGTAACCCTAATTGCAAGTTCTTTGCTTGGATAACCACCTACACAGAAGAAAAACATTTTGAAGTACAAAAATGCTCCTTCTACCCTCTTTTACTTCCACAAATAAACATCCGCATGGGAAACTTCATACACAGCTTTATAGTTCAAGAAAAGTGCCCCATCAAATTGCATTACCTTTGCAATCTAGTCTATTTGTGATAAGGTCATCATTCTCTTTTCTGTCATTGGATACATGAAAAATTGTGTGATCATGATGCCAGATCCATCTTTACGAATGAGAAAAATCGGTACAGCCCGAAGAAGGATGATTGCATTACCTTTACAAACCAATAAATGTAGCATTGGATCAATTGGTGAAATACCGCAATCCTGTACATTATCATCTTCGCTTTCATTTCTGTTTCTTCTCAACAATGGTACCAGCAATTTCATTGGCACTGACACTAGCTTCTGTCAATTTGTCAAAGTCAATGAGAGAACCCCGGTACTTGAACTTGTATCCACAATGCAACCATGATTTAATGCACATGAGCGGTTGCATGCTCATGTGAGGCAAACTGAATTGTTGCTTTCTGATGTCATCGCCTTTGCTAGAAAATAACTCCTCTGGCTCAACTGAAGTCCCCTGCACAGCCAAGTAGTCACGAGCCATCACAGAAAGCCGGGGGTAACGAGTGGCATTCACCCTCCACCAATCTAAAACATCAGAGGCAATTGGCACAAGAGGCTCTGTTAAATACTGGGTCAGCTCATCTGTAGCAGCAATCATGCTTGCACGCCTACGCTTTCGTGCAATCTCTTCAGCAAAGGAAACACCAACTTCTTCAGTATCCCGACCAGTGTAAGTATTTGTGATGCACGGAAATTGATTTGGTGAATAATGCCTGGAGAAATGGTCCCTAGCTTCCTCTAAATTCTTCTCTGAGTTGAGACTTTCAGGAATAAGCTCTCTCTTGATCCTTGGATCAAGAACTGCAGCCATGAAAGTGAAAGAATTATAGGCATGGTTGTTGAAGCTTCTAGTTCTTGTTGCCATGTCATCAGCTGCACTCTTGAGCCATTCATTACGACAACTGTCCCTGCAAGCACCAATTACCTCGAAGACATGGTCCATAAAGAAAAGCACCAGAccaatactttgcactttactGGCACATAGGTTGGTCGTGATCTTATAAAACGGCTCAAAATATGAATGCAAGAGGTTAATTACAGATTTCTCTGTGGAGCTAAGCAGATGCCTACTTCCAAATGTTTCTTCATGCTTTCTGATGGCAGTATCCATGGAATTAGAGGCCTACAGACACCGATCAAATGTGCACCTGACGATTAGAAAATAGTAGAAGGAAAAGGCTTAGAGATAAAGTAAATTTTGCCACATGAAAAAACATTACCTTGCGTACAATGTCTAGCATAGTGTAGTCACCACTCCAACTTGCTGAAGTATCCAGTGGTAACTTCCATAAACCTTCCTGATACGTTATAGCGATTTGCTTAAAATCTTGAGCAATTTCAGCAGATGAATTCAGCTGAATCACAAATTCCCGTATTTTAGACAGTATAGGTTTTGGAGTTCTCAAGCCATCTTCTATGATCAGATTCAGGGTACGTGCAGCACAGGGAATATAGCAGAAAGGTGCCTTCTGAGCATCCAACTCTTCTGATAACATACGGCAAGCATGAACTGCATGTTGACTGTTATCATGAGTGCAGGAAAGGACGCGGTTATCAATATTGTACATCTTAAGGACCTTAATTAAGACTTGGAAGATCTCTGAGCCGGTGAATGGATAAGGGATGTGACATACATCAAGAAGAACCTTATGAGGATACCAGTTCTCATCAATCCAATGGCATTTGACACACATATAATACAATTGCTCACAGGAGGTCCAAAAGTCAAGGGTGATGGAGACCTTCGAATTAATTTGTTCCAGTGATGCCTTAATATCCTCCCGCATACTTCTGAAAACTTCAAGGATAACAGCTTGAACTTTCTCTTTAGGCCAAAACTTGACCAATGGATTGAGAAACTTGAATGATCTATTTAACATTTCATCCAAGGATGAAGGAGGAAGAGATGCCTCAATGAGCCACTTGAGCAGTAGCCAGTTGAGATGATCAAAATCTACTGTAGCAGGTTTTACCTGAGTAGGAGGCTTCTTGAATGGCACAATAGCCCCCGCAACCTGTTCACTAGTGTCACTTTGCCAATCATAACCTGGATGATGGTGATTGAGATGTCTTCCAAGGTTTCCTTCGACAACGAAGTACATCAAATTATATGAGAGACAAGCTTAGGAATTCAACATCCCGCATCCCACAAGGAACAACTTGTGGGTTGCGTGGAATTCACAATTTCTTGACTATATTAGGAAAAATTACACATGCTCAAAGAATATCACCCATAGATGAAGGAATAGAACCAGACAGGCCTATCTTAAAACTTTTCACATTTATCTTAAATTGAAGAGGTAGATATTTATCATAgagaaatagaaaagaaaataataccaGTTGCAGTAGACATAGCATAGCTTTGCTTGCAAAATTTGCATCTCCGACTCTTTCCATCAGGTGCTGTTTCAAAGAATTTAAGATATAATGATGTCATAGACTTTTTTCTCGGTTTTCCTGTGGTGAGAGTATTCCCTTTCTCTGAGGATCCTATTCCAAATTCTATAGAATCTACATTTGGTAGGAGTGACACGTCCATCATGATCTTTGTTCCTGTTTCTAATCAAGACAATAAAAATTTAGTTCACACTTTGACTCACTTGCATTATGTCTTCAGGAAAAGATACAAAAGGAGAATAATAGAAGAGAGATtccaaaacttaaaaaaaaattattaatttgaggCAAGAACTGTCCAACCTGAATAAACAAATTTATAGCCAAATCGCTAGAAGCTTTTGCGCATAAATGCTTCACTAATCAGCAATTATCCTTTCAACACCTGAAACATGTCATTTCAATAATCTAGCAGTAAGGCATTGCTAATTGTGTCACAAGTATTTCTTGTCAAGAACAAACAcagtaaatgaaaatatttagcTAAAAAATGTTGGTAAAGCTCAAGGTAATCTTTGAGAAATGACCCAAAATTCCAAACTTTTTTTCAGCATTTACTAAATTAGATGATAGCGTTAAAGACTTTCATACTATGTCATCACAAAGCTTTACCAGCCTCCTACACAAGGTCAGTTATTCAATGGCCTTTGCTATGCACACATAATGTGTTACATGCCCTAAAACTAAAAGAGTAACTTGTTGATGGCAATTCACCACTCCAAATTAAGAATTGTTTTAGAATTTTCTTTAACCTAACAAAAAGTACCAAACCTAAGCAAACAATCCTTCTCAGCAAGGAAAAGGAAAGATACCCCTTtcataaaatttcacaaaagtATGAGAAATATTTCCAAAAGCTACGTGGGAGGCATAATGACACTGTTGAAATCCACTGAAACAACAATACTGCTAATTAAA
This genomic window from Dioscorea cayenensis subsp. rotundata cultivar TDr96_F1 chromosome 20, TDr96_F1_v2_PseudoChromosome.rev07_lg8_w22 25.fasta, whole genome shotgun sequence contains:
- the LOC120251573 gene encoding uncharacterized protein LOC120251573 isoform X1 gives rise to the protein MMDVSLLPNVDSIEFGIGSSEKGNTLTTGKPRKKSMTSLYLKFFETAPDGKSRRCKFCKQSYAMSTATGNLGRHLNHHHPGYDWQSDTSEQVAGAIVPFKKPPTQVKPATVDFDHLNWLLLKWLIEASLPPSSLDEMLNRSFKFLNPLVKFWPKEKVQAVILEVFRSMREDIKASLEQINSKVSITLDFWTSCEQLYYMCVKCHWIDENWYPHKVLLDVCHIPYPFTGSEIFQVLIKVLKMYNIDNRVLSCTHDNSQHAVHACRMLSEELDAQKAPFCYIPCAARTLNLIIEDGLRTPKPILSKIREFVIQLNSSAEIAQDFKQIAITYQEGLWKLPLDTSASWSGDYTMLDIVRKASNSMDTAIRKHEETFGSRHLLSSTEKSVINLLHSYFEPFYKITTNLCASKVQSIGLVLFFMDHVFEVIGACRDSCRNEWLKSAADDMATRTRSFNNHAYNSFTFMAAVLDPRIKRELIPESLNSEKNLEEARDHFSRHYSPNQFPCITNTYTGRDTEEVGVSFAEEIARKRRRASMIAATDELTQYLTEPLVPIASDVLDWWRVNATRYPRLSVMARDYLAVQGTSVEPEELFSSKGDDIRKQQFSLPHMSMQPLMCIKSWLHCGYKFKYRGSLIDFDKLTEASVSANEIAGTIVEKKQK
- the LOC120251573 gene encoding uncharacterized protein LOC120251573 isoform X2, with the translated sequence MERVGDANFASKAMLCLLQLETLEDISITIIQVMIGKVTLVNRLRGLLCHSRSLLLRSFKFLNPLVKFWPKEKVQAVILEVFRSMREDIKASLEQINSKVSITLDFWTSCEQLYYMCVKCHWIDENWYPHKVLLDVCHIPYPFTGSEIFQVLIKVLKMYNIDNRVLSCTHDNSQHAVHACRMLSEELDAQKAPFCYIPCAARTLNLIIEDGLRTPKPILSKIREFVIQLNSSAEIAQDFKQIAITYQEGLWKLPLDTSASWSGDYTMLDIVRKASNSMDTAIRKHEETFGSRHLLSSTEKSVINLLHSYFEPFYKITTNLCASKVQSIGLVLFFMDHVFEVIGACRDSCRNEWLKSAADDMATRTRSFNNHAYNSFTFMAAVLDPRIKRELIPESLNSEKNLEEARDHFSRHYSPNQFPCITNTYTGRDTEEVGVSFAEEIARKRRRASMIAATDELTQYLTEPLVPIASDVLDWWRVNATRYPRLSVMARDYLAVQGTSVEPEELFSSKGDDIRKQQFSLPHMSMQPLMCIKSWLHCGYKFKYRGSLIDFDKLTEASVSANEIAGTIVEKKQK